A single Brassica rapa cultivar Chiifu-401-42 chromosome A04, CAAS_Brap_v3.01, whole genome shotgun sequence DNA region contains:
- the LOC103864011 gene encoding BAG family molecular chaperone regulator 2: MGKLTAKRFCIGFVCGRSGTSNSNNKRSSSSLSSSSSSSLSCNNNNIKWEMRPGGMLVQKRSEDSNTEDLISLKVSTVSQLSYEISIDANSTFGELKMMIAIVSGIEPIEQRLLFKGKEREDREYLHMIGVGDGDKVFLLQDPAFKELKLLRFSSPPNYCLI; encoded by the exons atggGAAAGCTAACGGCAAAGAGGTTTTGCATTGGGTTTGTGTGTGGAAGAAGTGGGACAagcaacagcaacaacaagaggtcatcatcatcattatcttcttcttcgtcgtcatCATTATCATGTAACAATAACAACATAAAATGGGAGATGAGGCCCGGAGGGATGCTGGTTCAGAAGAGATCAGAAGATTCCAACACTGAAGATTTAATCAGCCTTAAAGTTTCCACTGTTTCTCAGCTTTCATATGAAATCTCCATTGATGCAAACTCCACTTTTG GTGAATTGAAGATGATGATAGCAATAGTAAGTGGAATTGAGCCAATAGAGCAGAGACTCTTGTTCAAAGGGAAGGAAAGAGAAGACCGAGAATACTTGCACATGATAGGTGTTGGGGATGGGGACAAAGTCTTTTTATTACAAGATCCTGCTTTTAAGGAGTTGAAACTTCTTCGTTTTTCTTCACCTCCCAATTACTGCCTAATTTGA